The Deltaproteobacteria bacterium genomic interval GAGGGGCGGAATGCAAGCCATGATACATTAGTATGGCACTACATTCCGTCCCCAGAAACATGATCTCAATGAATTCAATAGGTTAGATGGTGCACCCGTACACAAAATACCCTAAATCCCCACATTCATGTTAAAGATGGGTTAACCATGCCATGTTGGGGGAGGGTTGCAAGACGGGCACCGGGCTCGGACCGGGGTGGGACCCGGCGGAGCGGGGGGCATCCTGTACCAAACGCCAGTCTACTTGCGTTTGGTAGCACTATGTGCAAATGTGCTACGCATATGGTACAGCGAAGCCACTGGATCAGGACCATCGAGAACCTTTGGGGAACGAAGTCCGTGGTCTGGCTCGCCGGCGTCCGCAGGGCGGGTAAGACATTCCTTTGTCAATCCTTGCCGGATGTCGAGTATCTCGATTGCGAGCTTCCGAGCGTGCGCCGGACGTTGGAGGACCCGGAAGGCTTCCTCCGGGATGTGGGGCCGCGCAGGGTGATCCTCGACGAGGTCCACCGCCTGCCCAATCCGTCGGAGCTCCTGAAGATCGCCGCGGACTACCACCGCGACACCAGGATCATCGCCACGGGGTCCTCCTCGCTGGGAGCGTCCCGAAGATTCCGGGACACGCTCACCGACCGGAAGCGCGACCTGTGGCTGACTCCCATGCTGATGCGGGACGAGCAGGAGTTCGGTGCGCGAGGGCTCGATCACCGTTTCCGGTTCGGCGGCCTTCCGCCGTTCTACATGGCCGAGGCGGTGCCCGAGGACGGCTTTCAGGACTGGATCGATTCCTACTGGGCCAAGGACGTCCAGGAACTGTTCCAGGTGGGGCGCCGCTGGTCCTTCATGCGGTTCGTCGAGCTGATGTTCGCCCAAAGCGGCGGCATGTTCGAAGCCACACGGTTCGCGGCCGACTGCGAGGTCAGCCGCACGACCATCGCCAACTATCTGCAGATCCTCGAAGACACCCTGGTCATCCAGGTCATCCGGCCCTACAGCACACGGCGTGCCACCGAGATCGTCGCGGCGCCGAAGGTTTACGGCTTCGACACCGGGTTCGTCGGCCTGTTCAAAGGGTGGGAGGGGTTGCGCAACGAAGACCGCGGCGCCCTGTGGGAACACTACGTGTTGAACGAGTACCTGGGCCGCCGGCAGAAAAGGGACCTGCACTACTGGCGCGACAAGCGCGGCCACGAGGTGGACTTCGTCACCCTCAGGCGCGGGAAGGCGGTGGCCATCGAATGCAAGTGGCGCGCCGACGGCTTCGATCCGCGCAACCTGCGCGCCTTCCGCAAGGCGTATCCCGAGGGCGAGAACTTCGTGGTCACCCCCGATACGGACCGGTCCTACACGCGGCGCGACGGGGACCTCCAGTTCCGGTTTGTGGGGCTGGGCGAATTGGTCCGGCGGTTGGTGTAGCCATGGAAACCGGCATCGCCTATGCGCTGGCGGCGGCGCTTTTCTGGGGCACTTCGCCGGTGCTGGTGAAGCGCGGGCTCCGGGACGCCAACCTGAGCGGTGCGGTGTTGTTGCAGCAGGCCGGCTCGGTGCTGACCATGCTGCTGATCATCGTCCTGTCGTTCGGCACGGTGCGGTTGCAAATGCCCTGGACCGCCGCCGGCGTGTTCGTTTCCGTGGGTCTGGTGGGGAGCTTTCTTGGCCGCACCTTCGTGCTCAAGGGCATCGACGAGATCGGCGCCTCCAAGGCCAATTCCATCGCCAACTCCGCTCCGCTGCTCACCGCGGTCTATGCCATCGTGCTGCTGGGCGAGACGGCCACCCCGTTCATCCTCGTCGGGATCGTGCTCATCGTGGGGGGACTGCTGCTGATCACCCGCGGCGCGCCGGGCGGCGACCCGCGCGGACCCGTGCCCTACAAGGCCTTTCTCAACCCGCTCCTGTCCATCATCTTCTTCGGCTTCGGCCCGATCCTCAAGAAGCTCGCGATCCTCTCCGGCGGCACGCCGATCCCTGGCGCGTTGGTGACCCACCTCACCGGCCTCGTGTTGGTGGTCACCTGCGGGCGGTTCCTGCGCATCGATTGGCGGGAGGGAATTCGTATTTCAACGAAAGGCGCCGCCGTCCTGTTGCTGTCGGGAGTGGCCCAGGGATTGGGATCGGTCCTCACCTATCTCGCCGTGACCCACGCCCCTGCCATCATCGTCGCGCCCATCTGGAACGTGCAGCCACTGATCACCTTCTCCCTCGCCCGGCTGATCCTGCGCGAAGACGAGACCGTGACGCTCAAGGACGGCGTGGCCGCGGTGCTGGTGGTGGCGGGCGTGTTCTTCCTGTTTCAGGCGCGGGGGTAGGGGTAGGGTCGAAAACGAAATTTAGTCTGGCTTCACATTTCACGGCACCTACCGCGTTGGGCCGATGGCTACGTCAGCTTCCCGAACACCGCGATCCAGATGCACGGCGGCGTCCGGCTCGTGTGCTCCACGCGATGGCGTTGGTGCGCGGGTATCAGGACATGGTCCCCGGCGTTGAGCCGCAGCTTGTCGCCGGCCTCGTACGCAAGCACCGCTTCCCCCTGGATCAGCACCACCCACTCGTCGCGGTCCTGGTCGTACCACTCGCCCGCCGGCGTGGC includes:
- a CDS encoding cupin domain-containing protein, translating into MTTNLYDLPDSLPEAEAFTDLIPDRGVKIERIVSHGQATPAGEWYDQDRDEWVVLIQGEAVLAYEAGDKLRLNAGDHVLIPAHQRHRVEHTSRTPPCIWIAVFGKLT
- a CDS encoding DUF4143 domain-containing protein, with amino-acid sequence MVQRSHWIRTIENLWGTKSVVWLAGVRRAGKTFLCQSLPDVEYLDCELPSVRRTLEDPEGFLRDVGPRRVILDEVHRLPNPSELLKIAADYHRDTRIIATGSSSLGASRRFRDTLTDRKRDLWLTPMLMRDEQEFGARGLDHRFRFGGLPPFYMAEAVPEDGFQDWIDSYWAKDVQELFQVGRRWSFMRFVELMFAQSGGMFEATRFAADCEVSRTTIANYLQILEDTLVIQVIRPYSTRRATEIVAAPKVYGFDTGFVGLFKGWEGLRNEDRGALWEHYVLNEYLGRRQKRDLHYWRDKRGHEVDFVTLRRGKAVAIECKWRADGFDPRNLRAFRKAYPEGENFVVTPDTDRSYTRRDGDLQFRFVGLGELVRRLV
- a CDS encoding DMT family transporter; protein product: METGIAYALAAALFWGTSPVLVKRGLRDANLSGAVLLQQAGSVLTMLLIIVLSFGTVRLQMPWTAAGVFVSVGLVGSFLGRTFVLKGIDEIGASKANSIANSAPLLTAVYAIVLLGETATPFILVGIVLIVGGLLLITRGAPGGDPRGPVPYKAFLNPLLSIIFFGFGPILKKLAILSGGTPIPGALVTHLTGLVLVVTCGRFLRIDWREGIRISTKGAAVLLLSGVAQGLGSVLTYLAVTHAPAIIVAPIWNVQPLITFSLARLILREDETVTLKDGVAAVLVVAGVFFLFQARG